From Tsuneonella aeria, one genomic window encodes:
- a CDS encoding CHRD domain-containing protein, translating to MNRKLTFTLVSLTGAAALAGCATLEEEAVDATSDTYNAMLTGANVVGGGGDPDGSARAEISVSDGFGQVCWEIKDVVGIDAPTSAHIHYGRAGTNGPPVFTLARSNEGNWQGCRDAREWTQNRLQGNPAEFYVQVHNAAYPNGAIRGQLAD from the coding sequence ATGAACAGGAAACTCACGTTCACGCTGGTGAGCCTGACGGGCGCTGCGGCGCTGGCCGGTTGCGCTACGCTGGAAGAAGAAGCGGTGGACGCAACGTCCGACACTTATAACGCAATGCTGACCGGTGCCAACGTGGTCGGCGGCGGCGGCGATCCGGACGGATCGGCACGGGCGGAGATTTCCGTCAGCGACGGGTTCGGCCAGGTGTGCTGGGAGATCAAGGACGTGGTGGGCATCGACGCGCCCACCAGCGCGCACATCCACTATGGCCGCGCCGGCACGAACGGGCCGCCGGTGTTCACGCTCGCCCGCTCGAACGAAGGCAACTGGCAGGGCTGCAGGGACGCGCGCGAATGGACGCAGAACCGGCTGCAGGGCAACCCGGCGGAATTCTACGTCCAGGTCCACAATGCGGCCTACCCGAACGGAGCGATCCGCGGCCAGCTCGCGGACTGA